In Micromonospora sp. WMMD980, the following are encoded in one genomic region:
- a CDS encoding FkbM family methyltransferase, producing the protein MLARAWGITRSLAIYHGQPAKHRRARELYGRFLSPGDLGFDIGAHVGGRVRTWRRLGARVVAVEPQPDCLRVLRLAFGRDDGVTIEPTAVGARAGRARLELSSATPTVSTMSSTWIDSVTADPSFAGVRWDRSVEVPVVTLDDLVARHGEPAFCKVDVEGFEVDVLAGLSRPVRGLSFEYLPPAHDAALAALNLVERLGAEAGGYRYNYSPVETMRFASAEWLDAAGLVRLLETYRPAGRSGDVYARLASA; encoded by the coding sequence ATGCTCGCACGGGCCTGGGGGATCACCCGGTCCCTGGCCATCTACCACGGTCAGCCGGCCAAGCACCGACGCGCCCGGGAGCTGTACGGCCGGTTCCTCTCCCCCGGCGACCTCGGCTTCGACATCGGCGCGCACGTCGGCGGCCGGGTCCGCACCTGGCGGCGGTTGGGCGCGCGGGTGGTGGCGGTCGAGCCGCAGCCGGACTGCCTGCGGGTGCTGCGCCTGGCCTTCGGCCGCGACGACGGCGTGACGATCGAGCCCACCGCGGTCGGCGCCCGGGCCGGTCGGGCCCGGCTGGAGCTGTCGTCGGCGACGCCCACGGTGTCCACCATGTCGTCGACCTGGATCGACTCGGTCACCGCCGACCCGAGCTTCGCCGGGGTGCGGTGGGACCGGTCGGTCGAGGTGCCGGTGGTGACGCTCGACGACCTGGTCGCCCGGCACGGCGAGCCGGCGTTCTGCAAGGTCGACGTCGAGGGCTTCGAGGTCGACGTGCTCGCCGGGCTGAGCCGGCCGGTGCGCGGGCTCTCCTTCGAATACCTCCCACCCGCGCACGACGCGGCGCTCGCCGCGCTCAACCTGGTGGAGCGGCTGGGGGCGGAAGCGGGCGGATACCGCTACAACTACTCGCCGGTGGAGACGATGCGGTTCGCCTCGGCCGAGTGGCTCGACGCGGCGGGGCTGGTGCGGCTGCTGGAGACGTACCGACCGGCCGGCCGCTCCGGCGACGTCTACGCCCGGCTGGCGTCCGCCTGA
- a CDS encoding DUF1697 domain-containing protein encodes MTRYAALLRGVNVGTTRLAMADLRRVVTGLGHDDVKTYLQSGNVVFSSPPTRDEVLAEGIAKRLADELGLRVPVLVRDAGELAAVADASPYAGRQDDPTRVLVAFLSAAPTAARVRALAVPSGEEMEYAVAGRELHLHYPAGNYGRTKFTTAYLEKTLGVVVTVRNWKSVLALRDLTAG; translated from the coding sequence ATGACCCGCTACGCCGCCCTGCTGCGGGGCGTCAACGTCGGCACCACCCGACTGGCGATGGCGGACCTGCGCCGCGTCGTCACCGGCCTCGGGCACGACGACGTCAAGACCTACCTGCAGAGCGGCAACGTGGTCTTCAGCAGCCCGCCCACCCGCGACGAGGTGCTGGCCGAGGGCATCGCGAAGCGGCTCGCCGACGAGCTGGGCCTGCGCGTGCCGGTCCTGGTCCGGGACGCGGGCGAGCTGGCCGCGGTGGCCGACGCCAGCCCGTACGCCGGGCGCCAGGACGACCCGACGCGGGTGCTGGTGGCGTTCCTGTCCGCCGCGCCCACGGCGGCGCGGGTCCGCGCGCTGGCCGTGCCGTCCGGCGAGGAGATGGAGTACGCGGTGGCCGGCCGGGAGCTGCACCTGCACTACCCGGCCGGCAACTACGGGCGGACGAAGTTCACCACCGCGTACCTGGAGAAGACGTTGGGCGTGGTGGTGACGGTGCGCAACTGGAAGTCGGTGCTGGCGTTGCGCGACCTGACCGCCGGTTGA
- a CDS encoding ATP-binding cassette domain-containing protein encodes MIEVDHLTKRYGPHSAVEDVTFRCEPGTVTGFLGPNGAGKSTTMRMICGMTPPSSGGATVAGRPYRQLPNPGREIGVLLDASAQHAGRTGRETLTLAARTMGVDRAQVAAKLDLVGLNDTAARRRVGAYSLGMRQRLGLALALLGDPRVLILDEPANGLDPEGIYWMRGLLRDYADRGGTVLLSSHLLREVEAVADRLVVIGGGRVVAQGGKDELLAGAGTLVRARDQHALRRTLDRAALPATAGTDGGFVVRAEPVAVGQAAADAGLVLTELRPAGTGGLEQLFLTLTAGASTKEAVR; translated from the coding sequence ATGATCGAAGTCGACCATCTGACGAAGCGGTACGGCCCGCACTCCGCCGTCGAAGATGTCACCTTCCGCTGCGAACCGGGCACGGTGACCGGATTCCTCGGCCCGAACGGCGCCGGCAAGTCCACCACGATGCGCATGATCTGCGGGATGACGCCGCCCAGCTCCGGCGGGGCCACGGTGGCCGGCCGGCCCTACCGGCAGCTACCCAACCCGGGGCGGGAGATCGGCGTCCTGCTCGACGCCTCGGCCCAGCACGCCGGCCGCACCGGCCGGGAGACGCTCACCCTGGCCGCCCGCACCATGGGCGTGGACCGGGCACAGGTGGCCGCGAAGCTGGACCTGGTCGGGTTGAACGACACCGCCGCGCGGCGACGGGTCGGCGCGTACTCGCTCGGCATGCGGCAGCGGCTCGGCCTGGCGCTGGCGCTGCTGGGCGACCCCCGGGTGCTGATCCTGGACGAGCCGGCCAACGGCCTCGACCCGGAGGGCATCTACTGGATGCGCGGCCTGCTGCGCGACTACGCCGACCGGGGCGGCACGGTGCTGCTCTCCTCGCACCTGCTGCGCGAGGTGGAGGCGGTGGCCGACCGGCTGGTGGTGATCGGCGGCGGCCGGGTGGTCGCCCAGGGCGGCAAGGACGAGCTGCTGGCCGGCGCCGGCACCCTGGTCCGCGCCCGGGACCAGCACGCCCTGCGCCGCACCCTGGACCGCGCCGCGCTCCCGGCCACCGCCGGCACCGACGGCGGCTTCGTCGTCCGGGCCGAGCCGGTGGCCGTCGGCCAGGCCGCGGCCGACGCCGGGCTGGTCCTCACCGAGCTGCGGCCGGCCGGCACCGGCGGCCTGGAGCAGCTCTTCCTCACCCTCACCGCCGGCGCGTCGACCAAGGAGGCCGTCCGATGA
- a CDS encoding sulfatase — translation MTDDDRTPPPTDPRARTTGGTASEPGVPRDVGSGNAATAAPGVGAGGRRRVLPVLATVLAGVLVLGALVAPTDVADLTPAAFLRIPVEGLVAVALLLVLPPRPRRIVAVALGALLGLVLVLKLADLGFSTVLDRPFDLVADWAFLGAGAEFLAESYGRPAQVGAVAVAVVAVVAVPVLVTLSMRRLARLLGEHRLVGARTAAAFAAAWVVCAVLGAHIVPGLPVAADTVAAGVWDRTRQVNAGLHDQERLTDQLAGDPFHDAPGDQLLTGLRGKDVLVAFVESYGRVAVEDPELAPEVDAALDEGTRQLAAAGYGSRSAFLTSSTTGGGSWLAHATLMSGIRADNQLRYTNLVRSDRLTLNGAFKRAGWRTSLVMPALTRAWPEADFFAPDRVYGAEDLGYRGPTFSFSSPPDQFTLEAFQRAERGPGHAPVMAEIPLLSSHIPWSPVPKLVDWDDLGDGSVFTGTNHADRADEGTRGAYRNSVVYSLRTLVSYVQRYGDENLVLVFLGDHQPARAITGAGAGRDVPITVVAKDPAVLGQIAGWGWQDGLNPAPDAPVWPMESFRDRFLRAFGPQSRTHS, via the coding sequence GTGACCGACGACGACCGGACTCCGCCCCCGACCGACCCGCGGGCGCGCACGACCGGCGGCACCGCCTCCGAGCCGGGCGTGCCGCGGGACGTCGGCTCCGGGAACGCGGCCACCGCGGCCCCGGGCGTCGGTGCCGGCGGGCGTCGCCGGGTCCTGCCGGTGCTCGCCACCGTGCTGGCCGGAGTGCTCGTGCTGGGTGCCCTGGTCGCGCCGACCGACGTCGCCGACCTCACTCCCGCCGCGTTCCTGCGGATCCCGGTGGAGGGGCTGGTCGCGGTCGCCCTGCTGCTCGTGCTGCCGCCGAGGCCGCGCCGGATCGTGGCCGTGGCGCTCGGCGCGTTGCTCGGTCTGGTCCTCGTCCTCAAGCTCGCCGACCTGGGCTTCTCGACCGTCCTGGACCGACCGTTCGACCTCGTCGCCGACTGGGCGTTCCTCGGCGCCGGCGCGGAGTTCCTGGCCGAGTCGTACGGGCGGCCCGCCCAGGTGGGAGCCGTGGCGGTGGCCGTGGTCGCGGTCGTCGCCGTACCCGTGCTGGTGACGTTGTCGATGCGTCGGCTGGCCCGGTTGCTGGGCGAGCACCGGCTCGTCGGCGCGCGTACCGCCGCGGCGTTCGCCGCCGCCTGGGTGGTCTGCGCCGTGCTCGGCGCGCACATCGTGCCCGGGCTGCCGGTCGCCGCCGACACCGTCGCGGCCGGCGTCTGGGATCGCACCCGGCAGGTCAACGCCGGCCTGCACGACCAGGAGCGGCTGACCGACCAGCTCGCCGGCGACCCGTTCCACGACGCCCCCGGCGACCAGTTGTTGACCGGGCTGCGCGGCAAGGATGTCCTGGTCGCCTTCGTGGAGAGCTACGGCCGGGTGGCGGTGGAGGACCCGGAGCTGGCCCCGGAGGTGGACGCCGCGCTCGACGAGGGGACCCGCCAGCTCGCCGCGGCCGGCTACGGCAGCCGCAGCGCGTTCCTCACCTCGTCCACCACCGGCGGGGGCAGTTGGTTGGCGCACGCCACGCTGATGAGCGGCATCCGGGCGGACAACCAGTTGCGCTACACCAACCTGGTGCGCAGTGACCGGCTGACCCTCAACGGCGCGTTCAAGCGCGCCGGGTGGCGCACCTCGCTGGTCATGCCGGCACTCACCCGGGCCTGGCCGGAGGCCGACTTCTTCGCCCCCGACCGGGTCTACGGCGCCGAGGACCTCGGCTACCGGGGGCCGACGTTCAGCTTCTCCTCCCCGCCGGACCAGTTCACCCTGGAGGCGTTCCAGCGCGCGGAGCGCGGGCCCGGGCACGCGCCGGTGATGGCCGAGATCCCGCTGCTGTCCAGCCACATCCCGTGGTCCCCGGTGCCGAAGCTGGTCGACTGGGACGACCTCGGCGACGGGTCGGTCTTCACCGGCACCAACCACGCGGACCGCGCCGACGAGGGCACTCGCGGGGCCTACCGCAACTCCGTCGTCTACTCGCTGCGCACCCTGGTCTCCTACGTCCAGCGGTACGGCGACGAGAACCTCGTGCTGGTCTTCCTCGGCGACCACCAGCCGGCCCGGGCGATCACCGGTGCGGGGGCCGGCCGGGACGTGCCGATCACCGTCGTGGCCAAGGACCCGGCCGTGCTCGGCCAGATCGCCGGCTGGGGCTGGCAGGACGGCCTCAACCCCGCCCCGGACGCCCCCGTCTGGCCGATGGAGTCGTTCCGCGACCGGTTCCTGCGGGCCTTCGGTCCGCAGTCCAGGACTCACAGTTAG
- a CDS encoding histidine kinase has product MSSVVPPDHPWLLPGSLVPARAPRRTPRDWLVDGLLFLIALLWVAVAHDDAVSRDPEFALNIGPDWLIGVDLIVGLLATGALWLRRRWPVGLAVATAPLTFFSVTAGAALLIVLFTVLVHRPLRVGLTLVAWNVVTSLPFIALRPDPAMPLWAATAWTVLFLGIVVAWALFVRARRQLVLSLRDRAERAEAEQQLRLDQARHLERGRIAREMHDVLAHRISLLSLHAGALEFRPDAPADEVARAAGVIRASAHAALQDLREVIGVLRAEGGSEATPERPQPTLGDVPALVAESRQAGVRVSVVDEVTEPAEVPVAIGRSAYRIVQEGLTNARKHAPGAVVTVRLAGGPGGGLVVEISNPWPVSGPATAIPGTGTGLVGVAERVSLAGGRLDHGRNADGDFRLTAWLPWAVPA; this is encoded by the coding sequence GTGAGCAGCGTTGTCCCACCCGACCACCCCTGGCTCCTGCCGGGCTCCCTGGTGCCCGCCCGGGCGCCCCGCCGTACCCCGCGGGACTGGCTCGTCGACGGCCTGCTGTTCCTGATCGCGTTGCTCTGGGTGGCGGTCGCGCACGACGACGCGGTCAGCCGGGACCCGGAGTTCGCGCTCAACATCGGGCCGGACTGGCTGATCGGTGTCGACCTGATCGTCGGACTGCTGGCGACCGGGGCGCTCTGGCTGCGCCGCCGCTGGCCGGTCGGGCTGGCCGTGGCCACCGCGCCGCTGACGTTCTTCTCGGTCACCGCCGGGGCGGCGCTGCTGATCGTGCTGTTCACCGTGCTGGTGCACCGGCCGCTGCGGGTGGGGCTGACGCTTGTCGCCTGGAACGTGGTCACCTCGCTGCCCTTCATCGCGCTTCGCCCCGACCCGGCCATGCCGCTCTGGGCCGCCACGGCCTGGACCGTGCTCTTCCTCGGCATCGTGGTGGCGTGGGCGCTGTTCGTCCGGGCCCGCCGCCAGCTCGTGCTGTCGCTGCGCGACCGCGCCGAGCGGGCCGAGGCCGAGCAGCAGCTCCGGCTGGACCAGGCCCGGCACCTCGAACGCGGCCGGATCGCGCGCGAGATGCACGACGTGCTCGCCCACCGGATCTCGCTGCTCAGCCTGCACGCCGGGGCGCTGGAGTTCCGCCCGGACGCGCCGGCCGACGAGGTCGCCCGGGCGGCCGGGGTGATCCGGGCCAGCGCGCACGCCGCGTTGCAGGACCTGCGCGAGGTGATCGGCGTGCTGCGGGCCGAGGGGGGCTCCGAGGCCACCCCGGAACGGCCGCAGCCGACGCTCGGCGACGTGCCGGCGCTGGTCGCCGAGAGCCGGCAGGCCGGGGTACGCGTCAGCGTGGTCGACGAGGTGACCGAGCCGGCCGAGGTGCCGGTGGCGATCGGGCGCAGCGCCTACCGGATCGTGCAGGAGGGGCTCACCAACGCCCGCAAGCACGCGCCCGGCGCGGTGGTGACGGTCCGGCTGGCCGGCGGCCCCGGCGGCGGCCTGGTGGTCGAGATCAGCAACCCGTGGCCGGTGAGCGGGCCGGCGACCGCGATTCCCGGCACCGGCACCGGGCTGGTCGGCGTCGCCGAGCGCGTCTCGCTCGCCGGCGGCCGCCTCGACCACGGGCGGAACGCCGACGGCGACTTCCGGCTGACCGCCTGGCTGCCCTGGGCGGTCCCCGCGTGA
- a CDS encoding MBL fold metallo-hydrolase translates to MSENRPTGHTRRRLLRDTAVGAAAVTTAGLVAGAPARAATTTAAPAGRKPGAVSFRWWGTAGWRIDIGDRTVLVDPYLSRYDTGLFTGGFRPDTPLTVATDVVDRLADRAENILVTHTHWDHYNDVPHIAARTGARVLGTLTAYHLGLAYGLPAGQLAPVKGGEVLDFDGYTVEVVGSLHSRNAGWSMAFPGVRVSPPPRPERISDLPEGDTLAYQVRVDGGPSVFFMGASDLDERKLTGLAPDVAMIASAATTAVADYVPRLMAALGHPKVVVPVHWDNFETPLVNPPTVAATDRARLDALIAEVRRVSPRSRVLVPDYHTAYRF, encoded by the coding sequence ATGTCCGAGAACCGACCGACCGGCCACACCCGCCGCCGCCTCCTGCGCGACACCGCCGTCGGCGCCGCCGCCGTCACCACCGCCGGGCTCGTCGCCGGCGCCCCGGCCCGGGCCGCCACCACCACTGCCGCCCCGGCCGGCCGGAAACCCGGCGCGGTGAGCTTCCGCTGGTGGGGTACGGCCGGCTGGCGGATCGACATCGGCGACCGGACCGTGCTCGTCGACCCGTACCTGAGCCGCTACGACACCGGCCTGTTCACCGGCGGGTTCCGCCCGGACACCCCGCTGACCGTGGCCACCGACGTGGTCGACCGGCTCGCCGACCGGGCCGAGAACATCCTGGTCACCCACACCCACTGGGACCACTACAACGACGTGCCGCACATCGCCGCCCGGACCGGCGCCCGGGTTCTCGGCACGCTCACCGCCTACCACCTGGGTCTGGCGTACGGGCTGCCGGCCGGTCAGCTCGCCCCGGTCAAGGGCGGGGAGGTGCTCGACTTCGACGGCTACACGGTCGAGGTGGTCGGCTCACTGCACAGCCGCAACGCCGGCTGGTCGATGGCCTTCCCCGGCGTCCGGGTCAGCCCGCCGCCGCGCCCGGAGCGGATCTCCGACCTGCCCGAGGGGGACACGCTCGCCTACCAGGTCCGGGTGGACGGCGGGCCGTCGGTGTTCTTCATGGGCGCCAGCGACCTCGACGAGCGCAAGCTGACCGGGCTCGCGCCGGACGTGGCGATGATCGCCTCCGCCGCCACCACAGCCGTCGCCGACTACGTGCCCCGGCTGATGGCCGCGCTGGGGCACCCGAAGGTCGTGGTGCCGGTGCACTGGGACAACTTCGAAACCCCGCTGGTCAACCCGCCGACGGTCGCCGCCACGGACCGCGCCCGCCTGGACGCCCTGATCGCCGAGGTGCGCCGGGTGTCACCGCGCAGCCGGGTGCTGGTGCCCGACTACCACACCGCGTACCGGTTCTGA
- a CDS encoding DUF234 domain-containing protein, whose amino-acid sequence MDGFVGRTRELAQLDGMLGRVARGGRAGRPGRALLMRGRRRVGKSRLVEEFVERVDVPHLFFTASAQPTAAADLALFVSAVAGSTLPGAGLFAGQAPATWDAALTLLAAALPNDRPSVVVLDEMPYLIATDPGFEGTLQKVFDRELSRRPVLLICVGSDLAMMEALNDYGRPFHQRATEMVVPPLSPADVGEMLELAPADAIDAYLVTGGLPLVVDDWAPGEGLRDYLAGAVRDSTSALLVSGERALAAEFPPQSQPDLVLRAIGAGERTFSSIARAAGGIPQASLHRALRLLTDKRIVEAALPLSTRASRETRYVVADPHLRFWLAFLGPYLSEIERGRGDLTLARIDSSWTSWRGRAVEPVVRESLRRLPSGHLPADTAVVSGFWTRTNDPEIDLVGGDRGPVAKRITFVGSVKWLEHGPFDAHDLSRLLHHRAQLPGADEHTPVVAVVRSGRAVDGVTVLGPEELLTAWRD is encoded by the coding sequence ATGGATGGGTTCGTCGGCAGGACTCGTGAGCTGGCGCAGCTCGACGGGATGCTCGGCCGGGTGGCGCGCGGCGGTCGAGCCGGGCGGCCGGGGCGGGCGCTGCTCATGCGTGGGCGTCGCCGGGTGGGCAAGTCGCGACTCGTGGAGGAGTTCGTCGAACGCGTGGATGTGCCCCATCTGTTCTTCACCGCCTCGGCGCAGCCGACCGCCGCCGCCGATCTGGCGCTGTTCGTGTCGGCTGTGGCGGGCTCGACGCTCCCGGGCGCGGGACTGTTCGCGGGGCAGGCACCGGCCACCTGGGACGCCGCACTCACCCTGCTTGCCGCCGCGTTACCCAACGACCGGCCGAGCGTCGTCGTGCTCGACGAGATGCCCTATCTGATCGCCACTGATCCTGGCTTCGAGGGAACCTTGCAGAAGGTCTTCGACCGTGAGTTGTCCCGCCGGCCGGTCCTGTTGATCTGCGTCGGGTCCGATCTGGCGATGATGGAGGCGCTGAACGACTACGGGCGTCCCTTCCACCAGCGCGCCACGGAAATGGTGGTACCACCGCTCAGCCCGGCCGACGTGGGTGAGATGCTCGAACTCGCGCCTGCGGACGCGATCGACGCCTATCTCGTCACCGGCGGTCTGCCGCTCGTGGTCGACGACTGGGCGCCTGGCGAGGGTTTGCGCGATTACCTCGCCGGTGCGGTCAGGGACTCCACTTCCGCCCTGCTCGTGAGCGGCGAGCGGGCCCTCGCCGCCGAATTTCCCCCGCAGTCCCAGCCGGACCTGGTGCTACGCGCCATCGGGGCCGGGGAACGCACCTTCTCGTCGATCGCCCGAGCCGCGGGCGGCATCCCGCAGGCGTCGCTGCATCGTGCGCTCCGACTGCTCACCGACAAGCGGATCGTCGAGGCAGCCCTTCCGTTGTCCACCCGGGCCTCCCGCGAGACCCGCTACGTCGTCGCCGATCCGCACCTGCGCTTCTGGCTCGCCTTCCTCGGGCCCTACCTCTCGGAGATCGAGCGTGGTCGAGGAGACCTGACGCTGGCCCGGATCGACTCCTCGTGGACCTCCTGGCGAGGGCGTGCGGTCGAACCGGTTGTCCGAGAGTCGTTGCGCCGGCTGCCGTCCGGGCACCTGCCGGCCGACACGGCGGTGGTGAGCGGCTTCTGGACCCGTACCAACGATCCCGAGATCGACCTCGTCGGCGGCGACCGAGGGCCGGTGGCCAAGCGGATCACCTTCGTGGGCTCCGTCAAGTGGCTGGAGCACGGGCCGTTCGACGCACACGACCTGAGCCGGCTCCTCCACCACCGCGCACAACTGCCGGGAGCCGACGAGCACACTCCGGTCGTCGCCGTGGTGCGCAGCGGGCGTGCGGTCGACGGTGTGACCGTGCTCGGGCCGGAGGAACTGCTCACCGCGTGGCGGGATTGA
- a CDS encoding serine hydrolase, with protein MDAAQRVAEIFGRAGLTGCLHVADVDDPARQVALGADERIVIASVFKILLVLEFARQVAAGQLDPTERVLVGSADRLGGWGVAGCADDVEMSLRDLAYLAMSVSDNTVADLLLRRVGPDVPSMLAAELGLPRTRIVGGPRHLVETMLADVGARTEADFARIFPTLPPERVRAMRVFDPEHTSASTARELTRLLCLIWRDEAGPAAACATVRELMARQLFWTRLAAGFPPGVRVAGKTGTLPGLHLEAGVAEYPGGDRYAVAVLARTDRLDTRRIDVDLAIGEAARTAVESLR; from the coding sequence GTGGACGCGGCGCAGCGGGTGGCGGAGATCTTCGGGCGGGCCGGGCTGACCGGTTGCCTGCACGTGGCCGACGTGGACGATCCGGCGCGCCAGGTGGCGCTGGGGGCCGACGAGCGGATCGTCATCGCGTCCGTCTTCAAGATCCTGCTGGTGCTGGAGTTCGCCCGGCAGGTCGCCGCCGGTCAGCTCGACCCGACCGAGCGGGTGCTGGTCGGCAGCGCCGACCGGCTCGGCGGCTGGGGGGTGGCCGGCTGCGCCGACGACGTCGAGATGTCGCTGCGCGACCTCGCCTACCTCGCCATGTCGGTCAGCGACAACACGGTTGCCGACCTGCTGCTGCGCCGGGTCGGCCCGGACGTGCCGTCGATGCTCGCCGCGGAGCTGGGGCTACCGCGTACCCGGATCGTCGGCGGCCCCCGGCACCTGGTCGAGACGATGCTCGCCGACGTCGGCGCGCGGACCGAGGCGGACTTCGCGCGGATCTTCCCCACCCTGCCGCCGGAGCGGGTCCGGGCCATGCGGGTCTTCGACCCGGAGCACACGTCCGCCAGCACCGCCCGGGAGCTGACCCGGCTGCTGTGCCTGATCTGGCGGGACGAGGCCGGTCCGGCGGCGGCCTGCGCGACGGTCCGGGAGCTGATGGCCCGGCAGCTCTTCTGGACCCGGCTCGCGGCCGGCTTCCCGCCCGGCGTCCGGGTCGCCGGCAAGACCGGCACCCTGCCCGGCCTGCACCTGGAGGCCGGGGTCGCGGAGTATCCCGGCGGCGACCGGTACGCCGTCGCGGTCCTGGCGCGCACCGACCGCCTCGACACCCGTCGGATCGACGTGGACCTGGCGATCGGGGAGGCCGCCCGGACGGCCGTCGAATCCCTGCGCTGA
- a CDS encoding response regulator transcription factor — MSGPVRVLIVDDDPLVRGALSMILGGVPDLTVVGEATDGAEVPAAVAAHAPDVVLMDIRMPRVDGLAATEALRASADPPEVLVLTTFDADEQVLRALRAGASGFLLKDTPPAEIVAAVRRVVAGEATLSPAVTRKLIAHVTAAAPTPGPDPRRERAVRLLGGLSEREREVALLLGRGRTNAEISAELFMSVATVKAYVSRLLTKLELNNRVQVALLVQDADPA, encoded by the coding sequence CTGAGTGGGCCGGTGCGGGTGCTGATCGTCGACGACGACCCGCTGGTCCGGGGCGCGCTGTCGATGATCCTCGGCGGGGTGCCGGACCTGACCGTGGTGGGCGAGGCCACCGACGGCGCCGAGGTGCCCGCGGCGGTCGCCGCGCACGCCCCGGACGTGGTGCTGATGGACATCCGGATGCCCCGGGTGGACGGGCTGGCCGCCACCGAGGCGCTGCGGGCCTCGGCGGACCCGCCCGAGGTGCTGGTGCTGACCACCTTCGACGCCGACGAGCAGGTGCTGCGGGCGTTGCGCGCCGGGGCGAGCGGCTTCCTGCTCAAGGACACCCCGCCGGCGGAGATCGTGGCGGCGGTGCGCCGGGTCGTGGCGGGGGAGGCGACGCTGTCCCCGGCGGTGACCCGGAAGCTGATCGCTCACGTGACGGCCGCCGCGCCGACGCCCGGCCCGGATCCGAGGCGGGAGCGGGCGGTGCGGCTGCTGGGTGGGCTGTCCGAGCGGGAGCGGGAGGTGGCGCTGCTGCTGGGCCGGGGGCGGACCAACGCGGAGATCTCCGCCGAGCTGTTCATGAGCGTGGCGACCGTGAAGGCGTACGTGTCGCGGCTGCTCACCAAGCTGGAGCTGAACAACCGGGTGCAGGTGGCGCTGCTGGTGCAGGACGCCGACCCGGCCTGA
- a CDS encoding ABC transporter permease: MTTATAGVPTATPTRHQPVAGPSLGRLTGVELRKLVDTRAGRWLLISIGLIAVAIVVVQLFVTDGPEQTFTAFFTPSLLPVGLLLPVLGILSITGEWSQRTALTTFALVPRRERVIVAKLAAVVLAALASVLVTLLVAAAGTLAAKATGGAGAWTFDWRLLPYAAVFQVANVLMGAGFGLLLLNTPLAIVTYLLLPTVWSVLSAMIKALREPAGWLDTSRTMEPLLSPDVTAGQWGRLGVSLAVWMVLPLVAGLVRTMRREVS, encoded by the coding sequence ATGACCACCGCCACCGCTGGAGTTCCCACCGCCACGCCGACGCGGCACCAGCCGGTCGCCGGCCCGTCGCTGGGCCGACTGACCGGCGTGGAGCTGCGCAAACTCGTCGACACCCGGGCCGGACGCTGGCTGTTGATCAGCATCGGGCTGATCGCGGTCGCCATCGTGGTGGTCCAGCTCTTCGTCACCGACGGTCCGGAGCAGACGTTCACCGCGTTCTTCACGCCGTCGCTGCTGCCGGTGGGGCTGCTGCTGCCGGTGCTGGGCATCCTCTCCATCACCGGCGAGTGGTCCCAGCGGACGGCGTTGACCACGTTCGCGCTGGTGCCCCGCCGGGAGCGGGTGATCGTCGCCAAGCTCGCCGCGGTGGTGCTGGCCGCGCTCGCCTCGGTGCTGGTGACCCTGCTCGTCGCCGCCGCCGGCACGCTCGCCGCCAAGGCCACCGGCGGGGCCGGCGCCTGGACGTTCGACTGGCGGCTGCTGCCGTACGCGGCGGTGTTCCAGGTGGCGAACGTGCTGATGGGCGCCGGGTTCGGCCTGCTGCTGCTGAACACGCCGCTGGCGATCGTCACGTACCTGCTGCTGCCGACCGTGTGGAGCGTGCTGTCGGCGATGATCAAGGCGCTGCGCGAGCCGGCCGGCTGGCTGGACACCTCGCGCACCATGGAGCCGCTGCTCAGCCCGGACGTGACGGCCGGGCAGTGGGGTCGGCTCGGCGTCTCGCTCGCCGTCTGGATGGTCCTGCCGCTGGTCGCCGGCCTGGTCCGCACGATGCGGCGGGAGGTGTCCTGA